A genomic window from Luteolibacter sp. LG18 includes:
- a CDS encoding UvrD-helicase domain-containing protein has protein sequence MSADRIEILAKHLMILASAGSGKTFQLANRVIGLVGAQGREPEKIVALTFTRKAAGEFADSVLSRLATCALEPAKAGELHAQIGAEFDVGPVLGRVVRALPRLQFGTMDGFFARIVRGFQYELGLTGGTFELIEGPKLDAAMADILGAVLGDALDEGSADEFLHAFRRATLGKEGQGVLRSVERFLGSWHGWWKSGRALSGWGGESLFTGLPEVEAWERDKFALLSALRRSESHEAVLKMIDHFELHTVGSGRVSKAGTLFERLLEAVPGHGEIELPYNRKVIRFSLPVSDQWRDVVRLLAACELAAAVARTKAVAELVSRLDAECERRLRSRGLLGFDDVKVLMGRWAADEESRTRRQAVDFRLDARYDHWLLDEFQDTSAAEWTGVVPLLDEVVDRDDGTLFVVGDRKQAIYGWRGGEVTLFDEVERRYQAQHLETATMPESWRSCPAVLELVNGVCGDLASIRDLFGAEMTRRWVWEDHVSAKPSVTGAATVEVVASEDRDERLVELLRETGIGERALSCGVLVRTNSQVREVAALLRENGFDVIEEGRRHPVEDNAVGVALFHLVKWLADPADAYAGEVVRMSPLWSVVEARFEGGWYAIWEGLLLEAQAEGFAAMAGKVIEPLWAGLSEFSQRRAGDVIGALAEFDAGGTSTVREAARWLADLEIAQSPGAAAVQVMTIHKSKGLGFDVVVLPEVEDSQVPDRGNFEVARGAHAGTAWLLEPPARWVRDLVAPLREAEERWADDQRYETLCMVYVALTRAKRGLHVLLPQVPKSRKNADDWTSPANWIARSVGVEFQSGDPRWFEAVPARETKAVPEIPALGAAVPRRERLSPSGAGGHAGGSPEALRFGTAVHAAFERVGWIDEAEPTLPPDEGGRAVAALLESPEVAALFRRDGRTVDLLREQPLEAIVGGAWMSGVIDRLHVFRGPEGRVEALEILDFKTDGVESAAELVARHGFQMAAYRTALQSLYPHVSLRCILVSSHLGVAVECPETLALGN, from the coding sequence GTGAGTGCGGACCGGATCGAGATCCTGGCGAAGCACCTGATGATCCTGGCTTCGGCGGGATCGGGGAAAACCTTCCAGCTTGCGAACCGGGTGATCGGCCTGGTGGGCGCGCAGGGGCGCGAGCCTGAAAAAATCGTCGCTCTGACGTTCACGCGGAAGGCCGCGGGTGAGTTCGCGGACTCCGTGCTTTCGCGGCTGGCGACCTGCGCGCTGGAGCCGGCGAAGGCGGGGGAACTGCACGCGCAGATCGGCGCGGAGTTCGATGTCGGGCCGGTGCTGGGCCGGGTGGTGCGCGCGCTGCCGCGGCTCCAGTTTGGGACGATGGACGGGTTCTTCGCGCGGATTGTTCGAGGGTTCCAGTATGAGCTGGGGCTCACGGGCGGGACGTTCGAACTGATCGAGGGACCGAAGCTGGATGCCGCGATGGCGGACATCCTCGGCGCGGTGCTGGGGGACGCGCTGGACGAAGGTTCGGCGGACGAGTTCCTGCATGCGTTCCGGCGGGCGACATTGGGGAAGGAGGGCCAGGGCGTTCTGCGCTCCGTCGAGCGGTTCCTCGGTTCGTGGCACGGCTGGTGGAAATCCGGCCGGGCGCTGTCGGGGTGGGGTGGCGAGTCCTTGTTCACCGGCCTGCCGGAGGTGGAGGCGTGGGAGCGGGACAAGTTCGCGCTGCTGTCCGCGCTGCGCCGGAGCGAGAGCCACGAGGCGGTGCTCAAGATGATCGATCATTTCGAACTCCACACGGTCGGCAGCGGCCGGGTGTCGAAGGCGGGCACTCTGTTCGAGCGGCTGCTGGAGGCGGTGCCGGGACACGGCGAGATCGAGCTGCCCTACAACCGCAAGGTGATCCGTTTTTCCCTCCCGGTCTCCGATCAATGGCGGGATGTGGTGCGGCTGCTGGCGGCCTGCGAGCTGGCGGCGGCGGTGGCACGGACCAAGGCCGTGGCGGAGCTGGTGTCGCGGTTGGACGCCGAGTGCGAGCGGCGGCTGCGCAGCAGGGGACTGCTGGGCTTCGATGACGTCAAGGTGCTGATGGGGCGCTGGGCCGCGGACGAGGAATCGCGGACGCGGCGGCAGGCGGTGGATTTCCGCTTGGACGCGCGCTACGACCACTGGCTGCTCGATGAGTTCCAGGACACCAGCGCGGCGGAGTGGACCGGCGTCGTGCCGCTGCTGGACGAGGTCGTGGACCGGGACGATGGCACCTTGTTCGTGGTGGGTGACCGCAAGCAGGCGATCTACGGCTGGCGCGGGGGCGAGGTGACTTTGTTCGACGAGGTCGAGCGGCGCTATCAGGCGCAGCATTTGGAGACGGCGACCATGCCGGAGTCCTGGCGGTCGTGCCCGGCGGTGCTGGAACTGGTCAATGGCGTGTGTGGCGATCTGGCCTCGATCCGGGATCTGTTCGGAGCGGAAATGACCCGCCGCTGGGTGTGGGAGGACCACGTTTCGGCGAAGCCGTCCGTGACCGGTGCGGCCACGGTCGAAGTGGTGGCCAGCGAGGATCGCGACGAGCGGCTGGTGGAGCTGCTGCGGGAGACCGGCATCGGCGAGCGCGCGCTGAGCTGCGGCGTGCTGGTGCGGACGAACTCGCAGGTGCGGGAGGTCGCCGCCCTTTTGCGCGAAAACGGGTTCGACGTGATTGAGGAAGGCCGCCGCCATCCGGTGGAGGACAACGCGGTGGGCGTGGCGCTGTTCCACCTCGTGAAATGGCTGGCCGATCCGGCGGATGCTTACGCCGGCGAGGTGGTGCGGATGTCGCCGCTGTGGAGTGTGGTCGAGGCGAGGTTCGAGGGCGGTTGGTATGCGATTTGGGAAGGCCTGCTGCTGGAGGCGCAGGCGGAGGGATTCGCGGCCATGGCGGGGAAGGTGATCGAACCGCTGTGGGCGGGTCTATCCGAGTTTTCCCAGCGCCGCGCCGGGGACGTGATCGGCGCGCTGGCGGAGTTCGACGCGGGCGGGACCTCCACCGTGCGGGAAGCGGCGCGCTGGCTGGCGGATCTGGAGATTGCCCAGAGCCCCGGCGCCGCGGCGGTGCAGGTGATGACGATCCACAAGTCGAAGGGCCTCGGGTTCGATGTCGTGGTGCTGCCGGAGGTCGAGGACAGCCAGGTGCCGGACCGAGGGAATTTCGAGGTGGCCCGCGGGGCCCATGCCGGGACGGCGTGGCTGCTGGAGCCGCCCGCCCGGTGGGTGCGGGATCTGGTCGCACCGCTGAGGGAGGCCGAGGAGCGCTGGGCCGATGACCAGCGCTACGAGACCCTGTGCATGGTTTATGTGGCGCTGACCCGGGCGAAACGCGGCCTGCACGTGCTGCTGCCGCAAGTGCCAAAGAGTCGGAAGAATGCCGATGACTGGACCTCGCCCGCCAATTGGATCGCGCGCTCGGTGGGCGTGGAGTTCCAATCCGGCGACCCGCGGTGGTTCGAGGCTGTGCCCGCCCGGGAAACCAAGGCCGTGCCGGAGATTCCCGCGCTGGGGGCGGCGGTGCCGCGCCGGGAGCGCTTGAGCCCGTCCGGAGCGGGCGGGCACGCCGGTGGTTCGCCGGAGGCCCTGCGGTTCGGCACGGCGGTGCACGCCGCGTTCGAACGGGTGGGCTGGATCGATGAGGCGGAACCCACCTTGCCACCGGACGAGGGCGGCCGGGCGGTGGCCGCCTTGCTGGAGAGTCCGGAGGTGGCGGCCCTGTTCCGGCGGGACGGGCGGACGGTGGACTTGCTGCGGGAGCAACCGCTGGAGGCGATCGTCGGCGGTGCCTGGATGAGCGGGGTGATCGACCGGTTGCATGTGTTTCGCGGCCCGGAAGGGCGGGTGGAGGCGCTGGAAATCCTCGATTTCAAGACCGACGGGGTCGAATCGGCGGCCGAACTGGTGGCCCGCCACGGGTTTCAGATGGCGGCTTATCGAACTGCCTTGCAATCGCTGTACCCCCACGTTAGCCTCCGCTGTATTTTGGTTTCGAGCCACCTCGGCGTTGCCGTCGAATGCCCTGAAACCCTTGCCCTCGGAAATTGA
- the rpmB gene encoding 50S ribosomal protein L28, protein MARICSIRGTRVRSGGKIHRSGLAKKKGGIGRHVTKVVKRTVSPNLQTKRIWVPELNRFVRVKLSCRALKTVNKNGAYATLKAAGLV, encoded by the coding sequence ATGGCACGTATCTGCAGCATCCGAGGAACCCGCGTCCGCTCCGGTGGTAAAATTCACCGCTCCGGCCTCGCGAAGAAAAAAGGTGGTATCGGCCGCCACGTCACCAAGGTCGTGAAGCGCACCGTTTCGCCGAACCTTCAGACCAAGCGCATCTGGGTGCCGGAGCTGAACCGCTTCGTGCGCGTCAAGCTGAGCTGCCGAGCGCTCAAGACCGTCAACAAGAACGGTGCCTACGCGACGCTCAAGGCCGCTGGCCTCGTCTAA